From a region of the Triticum aestivum cultivar Chinese Spring chromosome 7D, IWGSC CS RefSeq v2.1, whole genome shotgun sequence genome:
- the LOC123169240 gene encoding uncharacterized protein translates to MACAPTDGPTMEISCDGSSGPTMDVPMVHRSCPPRGSDVSTDFKVTCDFGGTVENAKVNVGNLYLRQIFAGCNTNQSDVIQPNAATGLGKTVVNNWGIYDGPCSEAKLVAQTHGMHTLAGKWSNWFTLVFVVGRFKGSTLQVMGANDDDEANEWAIVGGTGEFAMARGIINRRVHSVIGNTTTQELTIEFFCRMKEVVVCPPTQIAPPAQIAPPTEIIAPTKIPAPIKQGPWGGMTGGSLHEMGGKSRRLESVTIYHHGVVEGLQFSYVDEDGQIHTTDTWGVNRGLFTNEIKFGPSEFVKQITGGGTLGSWLTQFKIVTNTNTYGPFGTIPSQPFSYTVPENATVVGFFAETLNVFVTRIGVYTIPK, encoded by the exons ATGGCCTGCGCACCCACCGATGGCCCCACCATGGAGATCAGCTGCGACGGCTCATCCGGACCCACCATGGACGTCCCCATGGTGCACAGAAGCTGCCCGCCCAGAGGCAGCGACGTCTCCACCGATTTCAAGGTGACTTGCGACTTCGGTGGAACCGTGGAGAACGCCAAGGTGAACGTCGGCAATCTGTATCTGCGCCAAATCTTTGCGGGCTGCAACACGAATCAGTCAGACGTGATACAGCCCAATGCTGCGACAGGGCTAGGTAAAACTGTTGTGAACAATTGGGGGATCTATGACGGCCCTTGCTCCGAGGCGAAACTGGTTGCCCAAACGCACGGCATGCACACACTTGCCGGCAAATGGAGCAATTGGTTCACCCTGGTGTTTGTGGTCGGAAG GTTCAAAGGGTCCACTCTTCAGGTTATgggagctaatgatgatgatgaagcaaATGAGTGGGCCATTGTAGGTGGGACCGGTGAATTCGCAATGGCACGTGGTATCATCAACAGAAGAGTACATAGTGTTATAGGCAATACAACAACACAAGAGCTTACTATTGAATTTTTCTGCCGCATGAAGGAG GTCGTCGTCTGTCCACCTACACAGATCGCACCACCTGCACAGATCGCTCCACCTACAGAGATCATTGCACCTACAAAGATCCCTGCACCTATAAAGCAAGGACCATGGGGTGGAATGACTGGAGGCTCCCTTCATGAGATGGGAGGCAAATCACGTCGTCTAGAAAGTGTAACAATCTACCATCATGGTGTAGTTGAAGGGTTACAGTTTTCCTATGTTGACGAAGACGGGCAAATCCACACCACTGATACTTGGGGTGTCAATCGGGGTCTATTCACAAACGAA ATAAAGTTTGGCCCATCAGAGTTTGTGAAGCAGATCACTGGGGGTGGGACATTGGGATCCTGGCTGACACAATTTAAGATCGTCACCAACACCAATACGTATGGTCCTTTTGGAACTATCCCCAGCCAACCATTCAGCTATACCGTGCCGGAGAATGCGACCGTGGTGGGCTTCTTTGCAGAAACTCTAAATGTTTTCGTCACAAGGATTGGTGTTTACACCATTCCTAAATAA